A genomic region of Ictalurus furcatus strain D&B chromosome 29, Billie_1.0, whole genome shotgun sequence contains the following coding sequences:
- the ccdc86 gene encoding coiled-coil domain-containing protein 86, whose protein sequence is MSTNQESQLQPSACAPVPTQTLGRAMIPLGKPKSGRVWKDRNKQRFSALLRDKPLRSSWQKKMEAKREKEMVKQYHQQLKDVKAKEKEEKRKRREENLKRREENEKKAEIVQVIRNTAKLKRMKKKQLRKIEKRDTLSVLQKTPPTVRKAPKGE, encoded by the exons ATGTCGACCAATCAGGAGAGTCAGCTTCAGCCCAGTGCATGCGCTCCGGTACCGACCCAGACCCTGGGAAGAGCCATGATCCCGCTGGGAAAACCCAAATCCGGTCGGGTGTGGAAAGACCGCAACAAACAGAg GTTCTCTGCTCTGTTGCGTGATAAACCTCTGCGCAGCTCCTGGCAGAAGAAGATGGAGGCCAAGAGGGAGAAGGAGATGGTGAAGCAGTACCACCAACAGCTCAAAGATGTGAAGGCCAaagagaaggag gagaagaggaagagacgGGAAGAAAATCTGAAGAGACGAGAGGAAAATGAGAAGAAAGCAGAGATTGTTCAAGTG ataCGTAACACGGCCAAACTGAAACGCATGAAGAAGAAGCAGCTGAGGAAGATAGAGAAGCGAGATACTCTGTCTGTGCTGCAGAAAACTCCTCCCACCGTCAGAAAAGCACCCAAAGGAGAATAA
- the glb1 gene encoding beta-galactosidase, giving the protein MILSRTGALFCFTLFIPLTLSVAAPSFTVDYKNNSFLKDGEYFRYISGSIHYSRIPRSYWKDRLLKMYMAGLNAVQTYVPWNFHEPVPGVYDFSGDRDLEYFLQLCQDVGLLVILRPGPYICAEWDMGGLPAWLLKKKDIVLRSSDPDYLAAVDKWMAKLLPMMKPYLYQNRGPIITVQVENEYGSYFACDFDYLRHLLKLFRSHLGGDVVLFSTDGAGVNYLKCGALQGVYATVDFGPGGNVTAAFDAQRHSEPHGPLVNSEFYTGWLDHWGEHHSVVQTEAVVKSLNEILELGANVNLYMFIGGTNFAYWNGANTPYAPQPTSYDYDAPLTEAGDLTQKYFAIRDVIKKYKKIPDGVLPPSTPKFAYGAVQMKKLRTVSESLDILSMSGPVKSLYPLTFVDLNQHFGFVLYRTSLPVDCLNPTPLSSPLNGVHDRAYVSVDRGAVGILERDRTISINITGKAGSRLDLLVENMGRVNYGKYINDFKGLVSNLTLGAETLRNWTVFSLSIDEVVKEGLLWDTVSLQDSDSAHTAAPPTYLSPPTFYGGTLEIPDHIPDLPQDTYIQFPDWSKGQVWINGVNVGRYWPSRGPQVTLFVPASLLSTTSPNNITVLELEACPCTRGQCVVEFTHTPLINSTVTHIKPYTREKTLNTL; this is encoded by the exons ATGATCCTGTCCAGAACTGGAGCTTTATTCTGCTTTACACTCTTCATCCCTCTCACA CTCTCTGTAGCTGCTCCGAGTTTTACAGTagattataaaaacaacagcTTCCTGAAGGATGGAGAATATTTCCGCTACATCTCCGGCAGTATTCACTACAGCAGGATCCCCAGGTCCTACTGGAAAGACCGGCTGTTGAAGATGTACATGGCGGGACTCAACGCCGTCCAGAC GTACGTCCCCTGGAACTTCCACGAGCCCGTGCCAGGTGTGTACGACTTCAGCGGAGATAGAGATCTGGAATATTTCCTCCAGCTGTGTCAGGACGTCGGCCTGCTGGTCATCCTGAGACCCGGACCCTACATCTGTGCCGAGTGGGACatg GGAGGCCTACCTGCTTGGTTACTGAAGAAGAAAGACATTGTCCTTCGCTCGTCAGATCCAG attATTTAGCAGctgtggataaatggatggcGAAGTTGTTACCTATGATGAAGCCTTACCTTTATCAGAACAGGGGACCGATTATTACAGTACAG GTGGAGAACGAGTACGGAAGTTACTTTGCGTGTGATTTTGATTACCTGCGTCACCTGCTGAAGCTGTTCCGCTCTCACCTGGGGGGCGACGTGGTCCTGTTCAGCACCGACGGAGCCGGAGTCAATTACCTGAAGTGTGGAGCGCTGCAGGGCGTCTACGCCACCGTCGACTTCGGGCCCG gTGGAAACGTGACTGCAGCTTTTGATGCTCAGAGACACTCTGAACCTCACGGCCCGCTG GTGAATTCGGAGTTTTACACCGGCTGGCTCGATCACTGGGGAGAACATCACTCTGTCGTTCAGACTGAAGCTGTGGTCAAGTCCCTTAACGAGATCCTGGAACTTGGAGCAAACGTCAACCT gtACATGTTTATCGGAGGAACTAATTTTGCCTATTGGAATG GTGCGAACACTCCGTACGCTCCCCAGCCCACCAGCTACGACTACGACGCTCCGCTGACGGAGGCCGGAGACCTGACGCAGAAATACTTCGCCATCCGTGACGTCATTAAAAAG tataaGAAGATACCAGATGGCGTTTTGCCGCCGTCTACACCGAAGTTTGCGTACGGAGCCGTGCAGATGAAGAAA ttgAGGACTGTATCAGAATCTCTGGACATTCTCTCGATGTCTGGTCCTGTAAAATCTCTTTACCCGCTCACGTTTGTCGATCTCAATCAG CACTTCGGCTTTGTTCTGTATCGGACGTCACTTCCTGTGGACTGTTTAAACCCGACTCCTCTCTCGTCTCCTCTAAACGGAGTTCACGACCGAGCGTATGTCTCCGTAGACCGA ggggCTGTAGGGATTCTGGAGCGAGACAGGACTATCAGTATTAATATAACGGGGAAGGCCGGGAGCAGACTGGACCTGCTGGTGGAGAACATGGGCCGAGTCAATTACGGAAAATACATCAACGACTTCAAG GGTCTGGTGTCGAATCTCACACTGGGAGCAGAAACTCTAAGGAACTGGACCGTGTTTAGTCTCAGTATAGACGAGGTGGTGAAGGAGGGGCTGCTGTGGGACACGGTCTCTCTACAGGACAGTGACTCCGCCCACACTGCTGCCCCGCCCACTTATCTGTCCCCGCCCACATTCTATGGCGGTACGTTGGAGATTCCTGATCACATCCCTGACCTGCCACAGGACACGTACATCCAGTTCCCCGACTGgagcaag GGTCAGGTGTGGATTAACGGCGTGAACGTGGGTCGTTATTGGCCGTCTCGTGGTCCTCAGGTCACTCTGTTCGTTCCTGCGTCTCTCCTCAGCACCACGTCGCCCAATAACATCACAGTGCTGGAGCTGGAGGCGTGTCCCTGCACCCGGGGACAGTGTGTGGtcgagttcacacacacaccactcatcaACTCCACCGTCACACACATCAAACCTTACACGAGGGAGAAAACACTGAACACGCTctga